The following proteins are encoded in a genomic region of Catharus ustulatus isolate bCatUst1 chromosome 4, bCatUst1.pri.v2, whole genome shotgun sequence:
- the NUP107 gene encoding nuclear pore complex protein Nup107 produces the protein MDRNGFDDMPSPHDPEMVRPGRKQGSQKRVSILTSLDDTIGNMSPKSHFLSRTPNSLLHQPGTALHRSSMKPSDISAILGTGGKSPLILPTSGLFGSLSMLDESNWTMALSPQQTGMFANADMTSMTEDVTMSAVLLREDDPGEAATMSMYSDFLHSFLKHTSTTIFDLVDEYENICNSQVNILGKIVYRATPGQQKFSRTASVLWLLKQEMVTWRLLSSLYRDRIQSALEDETAFDIPALTASEKTTVDNLFQKDSLVRQSQLVVDWLESIAKDEIGDFSDNIEFYAKTVYWDNTLHALKQRQSSSYMGSSRPLVTELDPDAPIRQKLPLDDLDQEDDARLLKYLFTLIRAGMTDEAQRLCKRCGQAWRAATLEGWKLYHDPNINGGKELEPVEGNPYRCIWKISCWRMAEEEQFNRYERAIYAALSGNLKQLLPVCDTWEDTVWAYFRVMVDTLVEQEIRTSVVTAEEMEELPRDYLETNWTSEKVFEELQATDKRRVIEENQEHYHVIQKFIILGDVDGLMEEVGRWLSKDRSVLPGHLLRFMTHLILFFRTLGMQTKEEVSVEVLKTYIQRLVSEKHTDLIAFYVSHLPPELAVAQYALFLEDVTESEQRHHCLELAKEAGLDVATITKTVVENIRKKDAGEFSHHDHVLDTGTTEADQLKIDVIDWLVFDPAQRAEALKQSNAIMRKFLASKKHEAAKDVFVKIPQDSIAEIYNQWEEQGMDTPLPAEDDNAIREHLCIRAYLEAHETFNEWFKHMNSAPQKPSLLPQASFTEKVAHEHKEKKYEMDYGIWKGLLDALTADVKEKMYNVLLFVDGGWMVDVREDAEDDPERTHQMILLRKLCLPMMCFLLHTVLHSTGQYQECLRLADMVASERHKLYTVFSKEELRKLLQKLRESSLILLDQDLDPLGYEIQS, from the exons TTCTTACATCCCTGGATGACACTATTGGAAACATGTCGcccaaaagccattttctttccagaactCCTAACTCTTTACTTCACCAGCCAG GTACTGCATTGCATCGCAGCTCCATGAAGCCATCAGATATATCTGCCATCCTGGGAACGGGAGGGAAATCTCCTCTCATTCTACCAACTTCTGGACTTTTTGGCAGTCTGTCAATG TTGGATGAAAGTAACTGGACAATGGCACTGTCGCCTCAGCAGACAGGGATGTTTGCAAATGCAGACATGACCAGTATGACAGAAGATGTCACTATGAGTGCTGTGTTGTTGCGTGAGGATGATCCTGGGGAAGCTG CTACTATGAGCATGTACTCAGACTTTCTGCATTCCTTTCTGAAGCATACATCAACTACCATTTTTGATCTTGTGGATgagtatgaaaatatttgtaacaGTCAG GTGAATATATTAGGGAAAATAGTTTATCGGGCAACTCCTGGACAACAGAAATTTTCCAGAACTGCCAGTGTCTTGTGGCTTCTCAAGCAGGAGATGGTAACTTGGAGACTGCTGTCCTCACTTTATAG AGACAGAATACAGTCTGCACTGGAAGATGAAACTGCATTTGATATCCCT GCTTTAACTGCTAGTGAAAAAACGACTGTAGACAACTTGTTTCAGAAAGATTCTCTTGTTCGACAAAGTCAG ctGGTAGTAGATTGGCTAGAGAGCATTGCTAAGGATGAAATTGGGGACTTCTCCGATAATATTGAGTTTTATGCCAAAACAGTATATTG GGATAACACACTACACGCTCTGAAGCAGCGACAGTCAAGTTCATACATGGGAAGTTCTCGTCCTCTGGTAACAGAATTG GATCCAGATGCTCCTATTCGACAGAAACTGCCACTTGATGATTTGGACCAAGAAGATGATGCAAGGTTATTGAAGTACCTCTTCACTCTAATCAGAGCAGGAATGACAGATGAG GCACAGCGCTTATGCAAACGATGTGGTCAGGCCTGGAGAGCTGCAACTTTGGAAGGCTGGAAATTGTATCATGATCCTAACATAAATGGAG GAAAAGAGCTGGAGCCTGTTGAAGGCAATCCATACAGGTGCATTTGGAAAATAAGTTGTTGGCGCATGGCTGAGGAG gagCAGTTTAATAGATATGAAAGAGCAATCTACGCAGCCCTGAGTGGAAACCTCAAACAG CTTCTTCCAGTTTGTGATACCTGGGAAGATACTGTTTGGGCATATTTCAGGGTCATGGTGGACACTCTAGTCGAGCAGGAAATACGAACCTCAGTAGTAACTGCAGAGGAGATGGAAGAGCTCCCTAGAGATTATTTAGAAACAAA CTGGACTTCAGAAAAAGTTTTTGAAGAACTTCAGGCAACAGACAAAAGG aGGGTTATAGAGGAGAATCAAGAGCATTATCATGTGATTCAGAAATTCATTATACTTGGAGATGTGGATG GTTTGATGGAAGAAGTTGGCAGGTGGCTTTCCAAAGACAGAAGTGTCCTCCCAGGACACCTCCTTCGTTTCATGACCCATCTTATTCTGTTTTTCCGCACTTTGGGTATGCAGACTAAG GAGGAAGTTTCTGTTGAAGTCCTAAAGACCTACATTCAG CGGTTGGTGTCTGAGAAGCACACAGATTTAATAGCGTTTTATGTCAGCCACCTGCCCCCAGAGCTGGCCGTGGCTCAGTACGCTTTGTTTCTTGAAGATGTCACTGAGAGCGAACAACGCCACCACTGCCTTGAATTAGCAAAAGAAGCAG GTCTGGATGTTGCAACCATAACAAAAACTGTTGTTGAAAACATCCGCAAGAAGGATGCTGGGGAGTTCAGCCACCATGACCACGTGCTAGACACAGGCACAACAGAG GCGGATCAGCTGAAAATAGATGTAATTGACTGGCTCGTATTCGATCCTGCACAGAGGGCAGAAGCACTTAAGCAAAGCAATGCAATCATGAGGAAGTTCTTGG CATCCAAGAAACATGAAGCTGCAAAAGATGTGTTTGTGAAGATTCCCCAAGACTCTATAGCAGAAATATATAACCAGTGGGAAGAACAGGGAATGGATACTCCGCTTCCAGCTGAAGATGACAATGCTATCCGGGAACATTTATGTATTCGTGCATATTTG GAAGCCCATGAAACCTTTAATGAATGGTTTAAACACATGAACTCGGCTCCACAGAAGCCTTCTTTGCTACCACAAGCAAGTTTCACTGAAAAAGTGGCCCATGAACATAAAGAAAAGAAGTATGAG ATGGATTATGGCATTTGGAAAGGCCTCCTGGATGCTCTTACAGCTGATGTTAAGGAGAAAATGTACAATGTGTTGCTGTTTGTTGATGGAGGATGGATGGTTGATGTCAGAGAG GATGCCGAGGACGACCCTGAGCGCACACACCAGATGATCCTGCTGCGAAAGCTGTGTCTGCCAATGATGTGCTTTTTGCTGCACACGGTGCTGCACAGCACGGGGCAGTACCAGGAGTGCCTGCGCCTCGCTGACATGGTCGCCTCGGAGCGCCACAAGCTGTACACG gtattttcaaaagaagaaCTCAGAAAGCTTCTACAGAAGCTGAGGGAATCTTCTCTGATACTTCTGGACCAGGATCTTGATCCTTTGGGATATGAAATTCAGTCATAA